The DNA region GGCGCACCTGCTGCCCGGCGCGATGCTGCGCAACAACCACCTCCACTTCGTCTGCCGCGACCAGAAGCTGCGGGTGGAGAACGCGGAGACGGCCTGGACCTCGGACTACACCCGTGACCAGGAGATCTCCGTACCGCTGAAGAACATGGACGGCCGGTACACCGCCGACGCGCGCACGCTCGACGAGCTGGAGGCCGAGGGGCGCGTCGCGTTCCGCTACCTCGACGGCAACCCGAACGGCTCGCTGCGCGACATCGCCGGCGTCACCAACGCCGCCGGAAACGTCGTCGGCCTGATGCCGCACCCGGAGCACGCCGTGGAGCCGCTCATCGGCACCGGCCGCACCGACGGCCTCGGTTTCTTCACCTCGATCATCAAGAAGCTGGTCAACGCATGAGCCTGGACACGGTCGAGCACGCGGCCGAAACCCCGGACACCGAGCAGCCCTGGAAGGAACTCGGCCTCAAGGAGGACGAGTACACGCGGATCCGCGAGATCCTGGGTCGCCGTCCCACCGGCGCCGAGCTCGCCATGTACTCCGTGATGTGGTCCGAGCACTGCTCCTACAAGAGCAGCAAGGTCCACCTCAAGCAGTTCGGCGAGAAGGTCCCCGCCAACGACGCGATGCTCGTCGGCATCGGCGAGAACGCCGGTGTGGTCGACGTCGGCCAGGGGTACGCGGTCACCTTCAAGGTCGAGTCGCACAACCACCCCTCGTACATCGAGCCCTACCAGGGCGCGGCCACCGGCGTCGGCGGCATCGTCCGCGACATCCTCGCCATGGGCGCCCGCCCGGTCGCGGTCGTGGACCCGCTGCGCTTCGGCGCGGCCGACCACCCCGACACCCGGCGGGTGCTGCCCGGCGTGGTCGCGGGCATCGGCGGCTACGGCAACTGCCTGGGCCTGCCGAACATCGGCGGCGAGGTCGTCTTCGACGCCTGCTACCAGGGCAACCCGCTCGTCAACGCCGGCTGCATCGGCGTGATGAGGCACGAGGACATCCACCTGGCCAAGGCATCCGGGCCGGGCAACAAGGTCATCCTGTACGGCGCCCGCACCGGCGGCGACGGCATCGGCGGGGTCTCCGTCCTGGCGTCCGAGACCTTCGAGGACGACGGCTCCGGCAGGGCGCCGGCCAACCGCCCGGCCGTCCAGGTCGGCGACCCGTTCCAGGAGAAGCTCCTCATCGAGTGCACCCTGGAGATCTTCGAGGAGAAGCTGGTCGCGGGCATCCAGGACCTCGGCGGCGCCGGGCTCTCCTGCGCCACCAGCGAGCTGGCGAGCGCCGGCTCCGGCGGGATGCGCGTCGAGCTGGACACCGTGCCGCTGCGTGACTCCTCGCTCTCGCCCGAGGAGATCCTCATGAGCGAGTCGCAGGAGCGCATGTGCGCGATCGTCGAGCCGCGGCACGTCGACCGCTTCCTGGAGATCTG from Streptomyces sp. NBC_01754 includes:
- the purQ gene encoding phosphoribosylformylglycinamidine synthase subunit PurQ, translating into MTSRIGVVTFPGTLDDQDALRAVRVAGAEPVSLWHRDKDLRQVDAVVLAGGFSYGDYLRAGAISRFSPVMETLIEQAKAGMPVLGICNGFQILTEAHLLPGAMLRNNHLHFVCRDQKLRVENAETAWTSDYTRDQEISVPLKNMDGRYTADARTLDELEAEGRVAFRYLDGNPNGSLRDIAGVTNAAGNVVGLMPHPEHAVEPLIGTGRTDGLGFFTSIIKKLVNA